GGACTCTGCAACGAGTCGGCATCTCCGGAGGTCGCAAGGCCGGACAGCGTGCGATAGACCGTGGCGAGACCGATACCGGTGTTCTCGTCACGGAGTGTGGCGTGCAGAGTCTGCGCGCTCACGAAACCGCGCGCATCGGCGAGTGCTTCGCGCACTCGCTCGCGCTGCCAGGTATTGCGCTGAACCATACCGAGAGTCTAAGCCGCGGCGCTTGTCAAGGGCTGAGAGCGACGCCGCACCCGATCGCGCCCGCGCTGGACCAGCCAGCAGCCCACGTAGATGAGGAAGGAGATCGTCGTGATGTACGGGCTGACCGGCAGGGTGCCGGCGAGTGCGAGCAGGATGCCGCCGACCGCCGAGACGAAGCCGAACAGCGCCGCGAGCAGAGGCACGGTGAGCGGGCCCGCGGCCACGCGCATGGCCGCGGCGGCAGGGGTCACCAGCAGCGCCATGACCAGCAGAGCGCCGATGATGTGCACGCTGACCGCGACGATGAGACCGAGCAGCACCATGAAGGCAAGGCTGAGCGCCTTGGTCGGGATGCCGCGGGCGGACGCTGCGACGTTGTCGAGCGAGTCGAACCGCAGAGGATTCCACATCAGCAGCAGACCGATCAGCACGACCGCGCTGATGCCGATCAGCCAGCCGAGGTCGGGGCTGGACACCGAGACGATCTGGCCGGTCAGCAGGCTGAAGCGGTTCGCGCTGCGACCCTCGTAGAGCGACAGGAACAGGATGCCGAGGCCGAGGCCGAACGGCATCAGCACCCCGACGACCGAGTTGCGATCACGCGCCTTCGATCCGAGGATGCCGATCAGGATCGCTGCGACCAGGGCTCCGCCGAGGGATCCGGCCACGACGCTCCCGCCGAACAGCAGGGCCGCGGCGGCACCGGCGAATGACAGCTCGCTCACGCCGTGCACGGCGAAGGCGAGGTCGCGCTGCATCACGAAGACGCCGATCAGTCCGCCGACGATGCCGAGCACGGCGCCCGCGATGATCGAGTTCGCGAGCAGGGCGACGAGTGCACCGTAGTCCTGGAAGGAGAAGACGTCTCCCCAGTCGATCATCGGCGCGATCATGCGGTCACCTCCGCGTAGCATCCGTGCACGAACTTCGCAGAAGTGCAGTTGACTCGCAGATATCCTCGCGATTGGTGCGAAGCACGCGCACATCTGCGAAATTGTGCCGCGATCATGCGACGTCTCCCGCATCGTGGTCGTGGTGCGGCTCGGCATCCGGAACGCCGACGACCACCAGGCGGTCGCCGGCACGGAGTACGAAGACCGGTGTGCCGTAGAGATCGGTGAGCACGCGGCTCTGCAGCACTTCATCGGGGGTGCCGAGCACGAACCGCCCTCCGGCGATGTACAGGATGCGGTCGACCCGGCCGAGGATCGGGTTGATGTCGTGCGTGACGAACAGCACGGCGGCGTCGCGCTCGCGGCGTTGCCGGTCGATGATGTCGGTGATGCCGAGCTGATTCGCGAGGTCAAGGTTCGACAGCGGCTCGTCGCAGAGCAGCAAAGTCGGCGCATCGGCGAGGGCCTGACCGACGCGCAGCCGCTGCTGCTCTCCGCCGGAGAGCAGGCCGACCCGGCGATCCGCGAAGTGCGCGGCTCCGACACCCTCGAGCAGTGCGTCGACTCTGGCCTTGTCACCGTGTCGCGGGATGGGCAGACCGAACCGGGTGCCATTGACACCGAGGGCGACGACGTCGCGGGCGCGCATGCTGGTGTCTGGCGGGAGCGGACGCTGCTGCGGGATGTAGCCGATGCGCGGGTTGCCGCGTCGAACCGGACTGCCCGCGACTCGGATGCTGCCTGCGCTCAGCGGCTGGAGGCCGAGGATCGCACGCATGAGAGTGGTCTTGCCCGAGCCGGACGGCCCGAGCACGGCGATGAACTCACCGGGCTCGACGGTCAGATCGAGGCCGGACCAGAGTTCGCGGTGCCCGCGATGAAGCGCTGCGCCTTTGATCTCGAGCACCGGTGCTGATCCACCTGCGCTCGCGCTGGATGGCCCCGCACTCACTGCTCGAGTGCGGCGGCGAGGTCCTGGATCGCATCACGCATCCACTCAGAGTACGACGATCCGTCCTCGAGCAGCTCCGTGAATGCGACGACAGGGATGCCGGCGGCCTTTGCCGCCTCTTCGACACGCTGGGTCTCGGCACCGCCGGTCTGCGCGTTGGTGAGCAGCGCCTTCACGTCGCCGTTGTCGATGACGTCGAGAGCAGCGAGCAGGGTTGCGGGTGCGACGTCGGTGCCCTCTTCCACGGCTTCGGCGAAGCCTTCCGGCGTCACATCGGTGAGACCGGCCGCTGCAGCGATGTAACCGGGCAGCGGCTCGGTGATGAAGACGGATGCGTTGCCGGCCTCGGTGCCGAGCGTCTCGAGCTCGGCTTCGAAGCCCTCGAGGTCGCTGACGATCTCGGCGGCCGCTGCGGTGAAGTCGGCCTCGCCATCAGGGTCGAGCTCGCTGAACTCCGCCGCGATGCCCTCGACGACGTGGATCATCGTGTGCGGGTCGAACCACACGTGCTCGTTGAAGCCCTCGATGTGGTCGTGGCCTTCGTGGCCCTCTTCCTCAGCGTGGTCGTGACCTTCCTCTTCCGCGTGCTCTTCCTCAGTGTGCTCTTCCTCAGTGTGAGCCTCGGCATCCTCGTGTCCCTCGTTGCCGGGATAGTCGTGGGAGAACGAGGCCGCCGTGAAGACGTGCACGTCGGATTCTCCGATCAGGGTGTCGACGAACGAGTCGTACCCACCGCCGTTCTCGATGACGAGTTCGGCGTCCTGCACGGACAGGCGATCACGGGCGGATGCCTCGTACGAGTGCGGATCCTGCGAGGCGGAGGTGATGATCGAGGTCACGTCGACGCGATCGCCACCGATCTGCTCGGCGAGCGATCCGTAGACATTGGTGCTGGCGACCACCTGGATCACATCGTCACCCGCGCCTTCCGAGGCAGCGGTGGGCGC
The DNA window shown above is from Microbacterium murale and carries:
- a CDS encoding metal ABC transporter permease; translated protein: MIAPMIDWGDVFSFQDYGALVALLANSIIAGAVLGIVGGLIGVFVMQRDLAFAVHGVSELSFAGAAAALLFGGSVVAGSLGGALVAAILIGILGSKARDRNSVVGVLMPFGLGLGILFLSLYEGRSANRFSLLTGQIVSVSSPDLGWLIGISAVVLIGLLLMWNPLRFDSLDNVAASARGIPTKALSLAFMVLLGLIVAVSVHIIGALLVMALLVTPAAAAMRVAAGPLTVPLLAALFGFVSAVGGILLALAGTLPVSPYITTISFLIYVGCWLVQRGRDRVRRRSQPLTSAAA
- a CDS encoding metal ABC transporter ATP-binding protein, coding for MLEIKGAALHRGHRELWSGLDLTVEPGEFIAVLGPSGSGKTTLMRAILGLQPLSAGSIRVAGSPVRRGNPRIGYIPQQRPLPPDTSMRARDVVALGVNGTRFGLPIPRHGDKARVDALLEGVGAAHFADRRVGLLSGGEQQRLRVGQALADAPTLLLCDEPLSNLDLANQLGITDIIDRQRRERDAAVLFVTHDINPILGRVDRILYIAGGRFVLGTPDEVLQSRVLTDLYGTPVFVLRAGDRLVVVGVPDAEPHHDHDAGDVA
- a CDS encoding metal ABC transporter solute-binding protein, Zn/Mn family, coding for MKKSVAAVALASVSALVLAGCAPTAASEGAGDDVIQVVASTNVYGSLAEQIGGDRVDVTSIITSASQDPHSYEASARDRLSVQDAELVIENGGGYDSFVDTLIGESDVHVFTAASFSHDYPGNEGHEDAEAHTEEEHTEEEHAEEEGHDHAEEEGHEGHDHIEGFNEHVWFDPHTMIHVVEGIAAEFSELDPDGEADFTAAAAEIVSDLEGFEAELETLGTEAGNASVFITEPLPGYIAAAAGLTDVTPEGFAEAVEEGTDVAPATLLAALDVIDNGDVKALLTNAQTGGAETQRVEEAAKAAGIPVVAFTELLEDGSSYSEWMRDAIQDLAAALEQ